A stretch of Cellulosilyticum sp. I15G10I2 DNA encodes these proteins:
- a CDS encoding class I SAM-dependent methyltransferase, translating to MKNFINLINNAISDGTFIKCAFSNPRKNDGFKKITAAYVTINDALYIQFTMFKDNKAFHENIDLENMSSFINSHCVGFKQIQFFTTLHDYHILVNKKGEATIKAKPPTQKLPIAISHNRQKSYILDTPSSAPFLKALDIMDANEKIKPSKYDKYKQINRYLEIVSDVLEALPNDPIRIVDFGCGKSYLTFALYHYLNTILGRKAMVIGLDLKEDVITFCNDLAKKLRYNDLIFQVGDIGHYTTDQQIDMVVSLHACNTATDSALEKAIGWQSKVILAVPCCHHEAYTQIQNDNLEPILKYGLLKERIAALMTDGLRANILEIIGYKVDVIEFIDMVHTPKNILLRAVLKTSASFDTLSYTKYQNLCDTLNLDLSLARLLNLPSDHLI from the coding sequence ATGAAAAACTTTATCAACTTAATTAATAATGCAATCTCTGATGGAACATTTATCAAATGTGCCTTTAGTAATCCCAGAAAAAACGATGGCTTCAAGAAAATCACTGCTGCCTACGTTACTATTAATGATGCATTATATATACAGTTTACTATGTTTAAGGATAATAAAGCATTTCATGAGAATATCGACTTAGAGAATATGAGTAGTTTTATAAACAGTCATTGTGTGGGGTTTAAACAAATACAGTTTTTTACTACTTTACATGATTATCATATATTAGTTAATAAAAAAGGAGAAGCAACTATTAAAGCCAAGCCTCCTACTCAAAAACTCCCAATCGCAATTTCTCATAATAGACAAAAAAGCTATATTCTAGATACGCCTTCTTCTGCTCCTTTTTTGAAAGCTTTGGATATTATGGATGCAAATGAGAAAATAAAACCCTCTAAATATGATAAGTACAAACAAATTAATCGCTATCTTGAAATTGTTTCAGATGTTCTTGAAGCACTTCCTAATGATCCTATACGTATTGTAGACTTTGGCTGTGGCAAATCTTATTTAACTTTTGCCCTATATCATTATTTAAATACCATACTTGGCAGAAAAGCTATGGTAATCGGACTCGATTTAAAAGAAGATGTCATTACCTTTTGTAATGATTTAGCAAAAAAACTACGTTATAATGATCTTATATTTCAAGTAGGTGATATCGGACATTATACAACTGATCAGCAAATTGATATGGTTGTTTCATTACATGCATGTAATACTGCTACTGACAGTGCCCTTGAAAAAGCTATAGGCTGGCAGTCAAAAGTTATACTCGCAGTTCCTTGTTGTCATCATGAAGCCTATACACAAATTCAAAATGATAATTTAGAACCTATTTTAAAATATGGACTTTTAAAGGAAAGAATAGCCGCACTTATGACAGATGGTTTGAGAGCCAATATTCTAGAAATAATAGGCTATAAAGTTGATGTAATAGAATTTATTGATATGGTACACACCCCAAAAAATATTTTGTTAAGAGCTGTTTTAAAAACATCTGCTTCATTTGATACGCTAAGCTATACAAAGTATCAAAATCTATGTGATACACTGAACCTTGATTTAAGTTTAGCAAGGCTATTAAACCTTCCTTCAGATCACCTTATTTAA